In Helianthus annuus cultivar XRQ/B chromosome 9, HanXRQr2.0-SUNRISE, whole genome shotgun sequence, the following are encoded in one genomic region:
- the LOC110876051 gene encoding uncharacterized protein LOC110876051 — MSNLSKLEFVALDISGNNYLPWTLDAKIHLTENNLGATIDDENQTSAQDKAKAMIFLRHHLHEDLKREYLTVEDPLELWKNIKERFDHQKLVLLPKARYEWLHLRLQDYKSVSEYNSALFRITSELKLCGEKITDEDMLEKTFSTFHASNMLLSQQYREHKFTKYSELISCLLVVEQNNKLLLQNHQARPVSASPLLEANAANYQSGHGRGGGRGRSRGRGRGRGRSNTWRRESQNSKSSSGESSRQNAGRPPRERTSGS; from the coding sequence ATGTCGAATTTATCAAAACTCGAATTCGTCGCACTTGACATCTCGGGAAATAACTACCTCCCATGGACTCTTGATGCGAAAATTCATCTGACAGAAAATAATCTAGGGGCGACAATTGATGATGAAAATCAAACCTCCGCTCAAGATAAGGCTAAGGCCATGATATTCCTTCGTCACCATCTTCACGAAGACTTGAAGAGGGAGTATCTTACTGTTGAGGACCCTCTCGAGTTGTGGAAAAATATCAAAGAAAGatttgaccaccagaagttggtctTGCTCCCTAAAGCTCGCTATGAATGGCTTCATTTGAGGCTACAAGACTATAAAAGTGTTAGCGAGTACAACTCTGCCCTTTTCCGCATCACCTCCGAGCTTAAATTATGTGGTGAAAAAATAACCGACGAAGACATGCTTGAGAAAACTTTCTCAACGTTCCATGCATCAAACATGCTCCTGTCGCAGCAATACAGGGAGCATAAATTTACAAAATATTCTGAATTAATATCATGTTTGTTGGTCGTGGAGCAAAACAACAAGCTCCTACTACAAAATCATCAAGCGCGACCCGTCAGTGCAAGCCCATTGCTAGAAGCAAATGCGGCAAATTATCAAAGCGGACATGGGAGAGGTGGCGGTCGCGGTCGCAGTCGCGGCCGCGGCCGTGGCCGTGGACGGAGCAATACATGGCGACGGGAATCTCAAAATTCAAAATCTAGTAGTGGCGAATCGAGTCGACAGAACGCGGGACGACCTCCTAGAGAGAGAACTAGCGGGAGCTAA